A genome region from Schistocerca americana isolate TAMUIC-IGC-003095 chromosome 1, iqSchAmer2.1, whole genome shotgun sequence includes the following:
- the LOC124552820 gene encoding protein fork head-like, protein MLAQKLYSSDPVSVGGGGGGVAVSAGGGAGGGTGGGVVMSSGGQAPSMSPMPPAYSVNPVGCLSMSSMNSPQGFGSNVLSGASSMTSMATMNGSCMSPASAMGYGAIGSPMGNANGVSSCMGGMSALNGYTGALAPVGGGPGGGVGSARMAGGAGAADLGVVGGGLGGGDAGSPGALQRARGDKPYRRSYTHAKPPYSYISLITMAIQNAPSKMLTLSEIYQFIMDLFPFYRQNQQRWQNSIRHSLSFNDCFVKVPRTPDKPGKGSFWTLHPDSGNMFENGCYLRRQKRFKDDKKEALRQSHKQQQQQQQQQQQPPPQQQQQQQQQQQSPGGVEGKKSPSQEHHGQHHGHHAHKALPDKEATGALGAMLGLHAVPKVEAAADPMGGLLQHGAGGDLCLQQAALHQQHQAPHQQQHHQHHQQQQEELAAMMGRCHPAELLHHQPHHQGLLQHHHHHHHHHLKQEPYAAASHPFSITRLLPDKDSSKVYDMAAQYGYGPLSPVHSASDAAAAAAAAAAYYQSPLYHAAAASAPPPTATSL, encoded by the coding sequence GTATTCGTCGGATCCCGTGTCcgtcgggggcggcggcggcggagtcGCCGTGTCTGCCGgaggcggcgccgggggcggcacCGGAGGCGGCGTCGTCATGAGCAGCGGCGGCCAGGCGCCGTCCATGAGTCCCATGCCGCCCGCGTACAGCGTCAACCCGGTGGGCTGCCTCTCCATGAGCTCCATGAACTCGCCGCAGGGCTTCGGCTCCAACGTGCTGAGCGGCGCGTCCAGCATGACGTCGATGGCGACGATGAACGGCAGCTGCATGTCGCCCGCGTCAGCTATGGGCTACGGCGCCATCGGCTCGCCCATGGGCAACGCGAACGGCGTCAGCTCGTGCATGGGCGGCATGTCGGCGCTGAACGGCTACACGGGCGCGCTGGCGCCGGTGGGCGGCGGGCCCGGTGGCGGCGTGGGGTCGGCGCGGATGGCGGGCGGCGCCGGGGCGGCCGACCTGGGCGTCGTGGGCGGCGGGCTGGGCGGCGGCGACGCGGGCTCTCCCGGCGCCCTGCAGCGCGCGCGCGGCGACAAGCCCTACCGCCGCTCCTACACGCACGCCAAGCCGCCCTACTCGTACATCTCACTCATCACCATGGCCATCCAGAACGCGCCCAGCAAGATGCTCACTCTCTCCGAGATCTACCAGTTCATCATGGACCTGTTTCCGTTCTACCGGCAGAACCAGCAGCGCTGGCAGAACTCGATCCGCCACTCGCTCTCCTTCAACGACTGTTTCGTCAAGGTGCCGCGCACGCCAGACAAGCCGGGCAAGGGTAGCTTCTGGACGCTGCACCCGGATTCGGGCAACATGTTCGAGAACGGGTGCTACCTGCGGCGCCAGAAGCGCTTCAAGGACGACAAGAAGGAGGCGCTGCGGCAGTcgcacaagcagcagcagcaacagcagcagcaacagcagcagccgccgccgcagcagcagcaacagcagcagcagcagcagcagtcgccGGGCGGCGTCGAGGGCAAGAAGTCGCCGTCGCAGGAGCACCACGGCCAGCACCACGGCCACCACGCGCACAAGGCGCTGCCCGACAAGGAGGCGACGGGCGCGCTGGGCGCCATGCTGGGCCTGCACGCCGTGCCCAAGGTGGAGGCGGCGGCCGACCCGATGGGCGGGCTGCTGCAGCACGGCGCCGGCGGCGACCTCTGCCTGCAGCAGGCGGCGCTGCACCAGCAGCACCAGGCGCCGCACCAACAGcagcaccaccagcaccaccagcagcagcaggaggagctggccgccaTGATGGGCCGCTGCCACCCCGCCGAGCTGCTGCACCACCAGCCGCACCACCAGGGCCTGCTGcagcaccatcaccaccaccaccaccaccacctcaagcAGGAGCCGTACGCGGCCGCGTCGCACCCCTTCTCCATCACGCGCCTGCTGCCCGACAAGGACAGCTCCAAGGTGTACGACATGGCGGCGCAGTACGGCTACGGGCCGCTGAGCCCGGTGCACTCGGCgagcgacgccgccgccgccgccgccgcggccgccgcctaCTACCAGAGCCCGCTGTACCACGCGGCCGCCGCCTCCGCGCCGCCGCCCACCGCCACCTCCTTGTGA